A window of the Magnetococcales bacterium genome harbors these coding sequences:
- the htpG gene encoding molecular chaperone HtpG: MSTSEGKQTRAFQTEVRQLLDLMIHSLYSNKEIFLRELISNASDAADKLRFEAISNDGLYEGDSQIAIRVIFDKEANTLTISDNGIGMTADEVTTNIGTIARSGTKEFLQSLAADQAKDANLIGQFGVGFYSAFIVADRVTLVTRKAGASSGEAVRWESAGNGEYTLETVTKESRGTDVILHLKPEEKDFLDDWRVRSTIRKFSDHVSWPILMLQSAGYSGDEEGDEDKTDTTPEDKQPQWETVNKASALWTRAKSEITEEEYTEFYKHVGHDFEDPLAHIHARLEGKYEYTVLLYVPKRAPFDLWDRDRKHGVKLYVRRVFIMEGAEDLMPRYMRFVRGVVDSTDLPLNVSREILQKNPAVDAIKKGMVGKVFSLLEDMAKNDAEKYQQFWDTFGVVLKEGVIEDFAHRERVAKLLRFSSTHADSKVQDVSLEAYVSRMKEQQKAIYYVNGESLEAARHHPHLEIFRKKGIEVLLLTDRVDEWLVNHLHEFDGKPLHSVAKGGLDLGELEDEADKKELEKYQGEFKDLIERVQKGLGELVKEVRVTNRLTDSPSCLVSGEHDLSASMERILREAGQKTPSTKRTLELNPAHPLVERLKEEQNTQRFDDLSHILFSQALLSEGGQLEDPADFVRRLNGLLLAGKSA, from the coding sequence ATGAGCACGTCGGAAGGCAAACAGACCCGTGCGTTTCAGACCGAGGTTCGGCAGTTGTTGGATCTGATGATCCACTCCTTGTACAGCAACAAGGAGATTTTTTTGCGGGAATTGATCTCCAACGCTTCGGACGCGGCGGACAAGTTGCGCTTTGAGGCCATTTCCAACGATGGTCTCTATGAGGGGGATTCCCAGATTGCCATCCGTGTCATCTTTGACAAGGAGGCCAATACCCTCACGATTTCCGATAACGGTATCGGCATGACCGCAGACGAGGTGACCACCAACATCGGCACCATCGCCCGTTCCGGCACCAAGGAGTTTCTCCAGTCCCTGGCCGCGGATCAGGCCAAGGATGCCAATCTGATCGGACAGTTCGGAGTGGGTTTTTATTCGGCCTTCATCGTGGCCGATCGGGTCACCCTGGTCACCCGCAAGGCGGGAGCGTCCAGCGGTGAGGCGGTGCGCTGGGAGTCGGCGGGCAACGGGGAATACACCCTGGAGACCGTCACCAAGGAGTCCCGGGGCACGGATGTGATTTTGCACCTCAAGCCCGAGGAGAAGGATTTCCTCGACGACTGGCGGGTACGCTCCACGATTCGCAAGTTTTCCGATCATGTCTCCTGGCCCATCCTGATGCTTCAATCCGCCGGTTATTCCGGAGATGAAGAGGGGGACGAAGACAAGACCGACACCACTCCGGAAGACAAACAACCGCAATGGGAGACCGTCAACAAGGCCTCCGCCCTGTGGACCCGTGCCAAGTCCGAGATCACCGAAGAAGAATATACCGAGTTCTACAAGCACGTGGGCCATGATTTTGAAGATCCCCTGGCTCACATCCATGCCCGTCTGGAGGGCAAATACGAATATACCGTGCTGCTGTATGTGCCCAAGCGCGCCCCTTTCGATCTGTGGGATCGGGATCGCAAGCATGGGGTCAAGCTGTATGTGCGTCGGGTCTTCATCATGGAAGGGGCGGAGGATCTAATGCCCCGTTACATGCGCTTCGTGCGCGGCGTGGTGGACTCCACGGACCTGCCCCTCAACGTCTCCCGGGAGATTTTGCAGAAAAATCCGGCGGTGGATGCCATCAAGAAGGGGATGGTGGGCAAGGTCTTCTCCTTGCTGGAGGATATGGCCAAAAACGACGCCGAGAAGTATCAGCAGTTCTGGGATACCTTTGGCGTGGTGCTCAAGGAAGGGGTGATCGAGGATTTCGCCCATCGGGAGCGGGTGGCCAAGCTGTTGCGGTTTTCCAGCACCCATGCGGATTCCAAGGTACAGGATGTCTCCCTGGAGGCTTATGTCTCCCGCATGAAAGAGCAACAAAAGGCGATCTACTACGTCAATGGCGAATCCCTGGAGGCGGCCCGGCACCATCCCCATCTGGAGATCTTCCGCAAGAAGGGCATCGAGGTGCTGCTGTTGACCGATCGGGTGGACGAGTGGCTGGTGAACCATCTGCACGAGTTCGACGGCAAGCCGCTGCATTCCGTGGCCAAGGGGGGACTGGATCTCGGGGAGCTGGAAGACGAGGCGGACAAGAAGGAGTTGGAGAAATATCAAGGGGAGTTCAAGGATCTGATCGAGCGGGTGCAAAAAGGTCTGGGAGAGCTGGTGAAAGAGGTGCGTGTCACCAACCGTCTTACCGATTCGCCGTCGTGTCTGGTGAGCGGCGAACACGATCTGAGCGCTTCCATGGAGCGAATCCTGCGGGAGGCCGGCCAGAAAACCCCGTCCACCAAGCGTACCCTGGAACTCAATCCCGCCCATCCTTTGGTGGAGCGCCTCAAAGAAGAGCAAAACACGCAACGTTTCGACGATCTTTCCCACATTCTGTTTTCCCAGGCACTGTTGAGCGAGGGGGGACAGTTGGAAGATCCGGCGGATTTCGTTCGTCGTCTCAACGGTCTGCTGCTGGCGGGCAAGTCTGCCTGA
- a CDS encoding 4Fe-4S binding protein yields the protein MGGLRGVRRIYAAFFLGLFGFLLWAGEFERLKGFEVGLFLQLDPLTALGGFLTSHTLYKGLALALLILIPTLFLGRFFCSWICPLGIVNQVLSHIFHRRRAVESWEENRYRPVYRVKYYLLVVLLVFAGLGSLQTGLLDPIALIYRSFTLSLLPAVDRAGGGGWFALPAVFHGGVLIGGVLLAILLANRLITRFWCRALCPLGALLGWCAQWSLWRIRRDVDRCNQCKQCLRACQGAADPDGALRHTECHLCMNCIEACGTQALHYGLAGSRSSIGRPLDLNRRRVVEVALAAVVAVPMTRSTLSPRSTPTPEVIRPPGSLPEAQFLARCIKCGLCMRVCPTNVLQPALLEAGFEGLWTPLLMNAVGYCEHHCVLCGQVCPTAAIRPLSVAEKVGAPPFTKPVRLGTAFFDRGRCLPWAMDVPCIVCEETCPTSPKAIWYETVAITSRDGRKVTLKRPFVQPELCIGCGICENKCPVTDLAAIRVSSVGESRSGDNRMLLNQQSGWIEGTIDTGLG from the coding sequence ATGGGCGGTTTGCGGGGTGTCAGACGGATTTACGCGGCCTTCTTTCTGGGCCTGTTTGGATTTCTTTTGTGGGCCGGGGAGTTCGAGCGCCTCAAGGGGTTTGAGGTCGGCCTGTTTTTGCAACTGGATCCACTCACCGCTTTGGGGGGATTCCTGACCAGTCACACCCTTTACAAGGGGTTGGCCCTGGCTTTGCTGATCCTGATTCCGACTTTGTTTCTGGGGCGTTTTTTTTGTTCCTGGATCTGTCCTTTGGGGATCGTCAATCAGGTGTTGAGTCACATCTTCCATCGGCGCCGAGCGGTGGAGTCGTGGGAGGAGAACCGGTATCGCCCTGTGTACCGTGTCAAGTATTACCTGCTGGTGGTGTTGCTGGTTTTCGCGGGGTTGGGTTCCTTGCAGACCGGCCTGCTTGATCCCATCGCCTTGATCTACCGCTCCTTCACCTTGTCGCTGTTGCCCGCCGTGGATCGGGCCGGTGGCGGGGGATGGTTCGCCCTGCCGGCGGTTTTTCATGGGGGAGTGTTGATCGGTGGGGTGCTGCTGGCGATTTTGTTGGCCAACCGTTTGATCACCCGTTTCTGGTGTCGGGCGTTGTGTCCCCTGGGAGCCTTGCTGGGATGGTGCGCCCAGTGGTCGCTGTGGCGCATCCGCCGGGATGTGGACCGGTGCAACCAGTGCAAACAGTGCCTGCGGGCCTGTCAGGGCGCAGCGGACCCGGATGGGGCGCTGCGTCACACCGAGTGTCACCTGTGCATGAACTGCATCGAGGCGTGTGGTACCCAGGCGTTGCATTATGGTCTGGCCGGCTCCCGCAGTTCCATCGGGCGGCCGTTGGATCTCAACCGGCGTCGGGTGGTGGAGGTCGCCCTGGCCGCGGTGGTGGCGGTTCCCATGACCCGCAGCACCCTGTCCCCCCGTTCCACCCCCACGCCCGAGGTGATCCGTCCTCCGGGATCTCTGCCGGAAGCCCAATTCCTCGCCCGTTGCATCAAGTGCGGTCTGTGCATGCGGGTCTGCCCCACCAACGTGTTGCAACCCGCGTTGCTCGAAGCCGGCTTCGAGGGGTTGTGGACCCCGCTGCTGATGAATGCCGTCGGCTATTGCGAACACCATTGCGTCTTGTGTGGTCAGGTCTGCCCCACCGCCGCCATCCGTCCCCTCTCCGTGGCCGAAAAGGTGGGAGCCCCTCCCTTCACCAAACCCGTGCGTCTGGGGACTGCCTTTTTCGATCGGGGACGCTGCTTGCCCTGGGCCATGGATGTGCCTTGCATCGTCTGCGAAGAGACCTGTCCCACCTCTCCCAAGGCCATCTGGTACGAAACTGTCGCCATCACCAGTCGGGACGGGCGCAAGGTGACCCTCAAGCGTCCTTTTGTGCAGCCGGAACTGTGTATCGGCTGCGGAATCTGTGAAAACAAGTGCCCGGTGACGGATCTGGCCGCCATTCGGGTCTCTTCGGTGGGGGAGAGCCGCTCCGGGGACAACCGGATGCTGTTGAATCAGCAATCCGGGTGGATTGAGGGGACGATTGACACAGGATTGGGGTGA
- the rlmKL gene encoding bifunctional 23S rRNA (guanine(2069)-N(7))-methyltransferase RlmK/23S rRNA (guanine(2445)-N(2))-methyltransferase RlmL — protein sequence MTLFASSPRGMESLLADELRQAGARRVRPLTAGVSFEGDFSVVCRVCLYSRVASRLLLPLARVPADDIDGLDQALLALPWEDHLRPEGTLAVDFSGTNAVVRHTRFGAVKVKDAVVDRLRERTGMRPSVNFERPDLRIHARLTEGRGVDIGIDLSGEALHRRGYRVQVGSAPLKENLAAAILMLAGWPEIARAGGRLLDPMCGSGTLLIEAAWMAGDVAPGLSRDHFGFMGWLGHDPGIWRGIVAEARERARAGRGAIPAIFGFDKDPLAVGAAMENVASAGMSQWIEVEKRDLEHLERPMGVAGLMAVNPPYGERQGEIERLQSTYALLGNRLRTRLQGWQAAVFTAAPELAEALGVKPRVARTLYNGALPCRLLLLDPVALPKVVRGPEGVEETSVAPEPGDPEAPGAVMFANRLRKNRKRLDRWLKRSEVSCYRLYDADMPEYAVAVDVYGPWIHLQEYRPPAEVDPQVARRRLGEVLAAIPVALGIAPEQIHFKTRRRQSEGAGGQYRKMGELGEFVTVEEGGLRFLVNFTDSLDVGLFLDHAPLRRRIRDASAGKRFLNLFGYTGSATVYAAAGGASATVTVDLSCNYLEWAGRNLALNGYAGLAHRLVRADCAEWLAESVQSGVGERFDIILLDPPTFSNSARMERPFDLQREHPTLIGLAARLLTPDGVLFFSNNSRRFRLDREALPEGLFVQDITRETIGPDFQGNPRIHSCWRFSWRDGGRG from the coding sequence ATGACGCTTTTCGCTTCGTCGCCCCGGGGCATGGAGTCCCTGCTGGCCGACGAGTTGCGCCAGGCGGGTGCCCGTCGGGTGCGGCCATTGACCGCCGGAGTCTCCTTCGAGGGGGATTTTTCGGTGGTGTGTCGGGTGTGTCTGTACTCCCGGGTGGCCAGTCGGCTGCTGCTGCCTTTGGCGCGGGTGCCGGCGGACGATATCGACGGGTTGGATCAGGCGTTGCTGGCGTTGCCCTGGGAGGATCATCTGCGGCCCGAAGGCACGTTGGCCGTGGATTTTTCCGGGACCAATGCGGTGGTGCGCCACACCCGATTCGGGGCGGTGAAGGTCAAGGACGCGGTGGTGGATCGGCTGAGAGAGCGCACGGGGATGCGTCCGTCGGTGAATTTCGAGCGGCCTGATCTGCGCATCCATGCCCGTCTGACGGAAGGACGCGGGGTGGATATTGGCATCGATCTGTCCGGGGAGGCGTTGCACCGTCGGGGCTATCGGGTGCAGGTGGGCAGCGCGCCGCTGAAGGAAAATCTGGCGGCGGCCATTTTGATGCTGGCGGGCTGGCCCGAGATCGCCCGCGCCGGAGGCCGTTTGCTGGATCCCATGTGCGGATCCGGTACCTTGTTGATCGAGGCGGCGTGGATGGCCGGGGATGTGGCGCCGGGATTGTCCCGGGATCATTTCGGTTTCATGGGATGGCTGGGACACGATCCGGGAATCTGGCGGGGGATTGTCGCCGAGGCCAGAGAACGGGCCAGGGCCGGAAGAGGAGCCATTCCGGCGATTTTCGGGTTTGACAAGGATCCGTTGGCGGTGGGGGCAGCCATGGAGAATGTGGCCAGTGCCGGGATGTCCCAGTGGATCGAGGTGGAGAAGCGGGATCTGGAACATCTGGAGCGGCCCATGGGTGTGGCGGGACTGATGGCGGTCAATCCCCCCTATGGGGAACGCCAGGGGGAGATCGAGCGGTTGCAGTCCACCTATGCCTTGTTGGGCAACCGGTTGCGTACCCGCTTGCAGGGGTGGCAGGCCGCGGTTTTCACCGCCGCTCCGGAGTTGGCCGAGGCCCTGGGGGTGAAACCCCGTGTGGCCCGGACTTTGTACAATGGCGCGCTTCCCTGTCGGTTGTTGCTGTTGGATCCGGTGGCTCTTCCCAAAGTGGTGCGGGGACCCGAAGGGGTGGAGGAGACCAGCGTCGCCCCCGAGCCCGGGGATCCGGAGGCTCCGGGGGCGGTGATGTTCGCCAATCGTCTGCGCAAGAACCGCAAACGGCTGGATCGCTGGTTGAAGCGTTCAGAGGTGAGCTGTTATCGGCTCTATGACGCGGACATGCCGGAATATGCGGTGGCGGTGGATGTGTATGGTCCCTGGATCCATTTGCAGGAGTACCGTCCTCCGGCGGAGGTGGATCCCCAGGTGGCCCGGCGTCGGTTGGGGGAGGTGCTGGCGGCCATTCCGGTGGCTTTGGGCATCGCTCCGGAACAGATCCATTTCAAGACCCGGCGCCGTCAGTCCGAAGGGGCCGGGGGACAGTACCGCAAGATGGGAGAGTTGGGGGAGTTCGTCACCGTGGAGGAGGGGGGATTGCGCTTTCTGGTCAATTTCACCGACTCGTTGGATGTGGGATTGTTTCTGGATCACGCCCCGTTGCGACGGCGGATTCGGGATGCCAGCGCCGGCAAGCGTTTTTTGAATCTTTTCGGTTACACCGGCAGCGCCACGGTTTATGCCGCCGCCGGAGGGGCCTCGGCCACGGTGACGGTGGATCTGTCCTGCAACTATCTGGAGTGGGCGGGGCGCAATCTGGCTTTGAATGGTTATGCCGGTCTGGCCCATCGCCTGGTGCGGGCGGATTGCGCCGAATGGCTGGCGGAGTCGGTGCAATCCGGAGTCGGTGAGCGGTTTGACATCATTTTGTTGGATCCCCCGACTTTTTCCAACTCCGCCCGTATGGAACGGCCCTTCGATTTGCAACGGGAACACCCGACCTTGATCGGTCTGGCCGCCCGACTGCTCACTCCGGATGGTGTATTGTTTTTTTCCAACAACTCCCGTCGGTTTCGGCTGGATCGGGAGGCTTTGCCCGAGGGATTGTTTGTCCAGGATATCACCCGGGAGACCATTGGACCGGATTTTCAGGGCAATCCCCGCATTCACAGTTGTTGGCGTTTTTCTTGGCGCGATGGGGGCCGGGGGTAA
- a CDS encoding DUF2312 domain-containing protein: MNLKVVENAGHDRVTPADDLGGISSEDLRRVVERIERLEEEKLGIAADIRAIYAEAKAMGFDPKIVRKVVRLRSMEPHQIEEEETLTDLYKRALGME, translated from the coding sequence ATGAACTTGAAAGTGGTGGAAAACGCGGGACACGACCGTGTCACCCCGGCGGACGACCTGGGAGGGATTTCCAGCGAGGATCTGCGTCGGGTTGTCGAGCGCATCGAGCGGCTGGAAGAGGAAAAACTTGGCATCGCCGCCGACATTCGGGCCATTTACGCCGAGGCCAAGGCCATGGGGTTCGACCCCAAGATCGTGCGCAAGGTGGTGCGTTTGCGCAGCATGGAGCCCCATCAGATCGAGGAGGAAGAGACCCTCACCGATCTTTACAAACGTGCGTTGGGCATGGAATGA
- a CDS encoding exopolyphosphatase — MSGKEEFRLVTRSDFDGLVCAVLLKELGIINDIKFVHPKDMQDGKIAITDRDITTNLPYVEGVHLAFDHHLSETIRRGAEKPDNHIIHPDAPSAARVVYDYYGGATTFHRISQEIMDAVDKGDAARFSREEILNPTGWVLMNYLMDARTGLGRFRSFRVSNYQLMMQLIDNCREMTIEQILDLPDVKERVDVYFEHEGKFKDQLQRCSTVYNNLVVLDLRDEETIWAGNRFMIYALYPQCNISIHVLWGFQKQNTVFAIGKSILDRGSKTNVGELALSYGGGGHQNAGTCQVANDMASQTLQELIARINQDG, encoded by the coding sequence ATGAGTGGCAAGGAAGAGTTTCGACTGGTGACACGGAGCGATTTCGATGGCCTCGTGTGTGCGGTGTTGTTGAAGGAACTGGGGATTATTAATGATATCAAATTTGTCCATCCCAAGGATATGCAGGATGGCAAGATTGCGATCACCGATCGCGATATCACCACCAATCTCCCTTATGTGGAAGGCGTCCATCTGGCCTTTGACCACCATTTGAGCGAGACCATTCGCCGGGGTGCCGAAAAGCCCGACAATCACATCATTCATCCCGACGCCCCGTCGGCGGCCCGTGTGGTGTATGATTATTATGGTGGCGCCACCACCTTTCATCGCATCTCCCAGGAGATCATGGATGCGGTGGACAAAGGCGACGCCGCCCGTTTCAGCCGTGAGGAGATTCTCAATCCCACCGGTTGGGTGTTGATGAATTACCTGATGGATGCCCGTACCGGGCTGGGACGGTTTCGCAGTTTCCGGGTTTCCAACTATCAGTTGATGATGCAATTGATCGACAACTGCCGGGAAATGACCATCGAACAGATCCTGGATCTGCCGGATGTCAAAGAGCGGGTGGATGTCTACTTTGAACACGAAGGCAAGTTCAAAGATCAGTTGCAACGTTGCTCCACGGTTTACAACAACCTGGTGGTGCTGGACCTGCGGGACGAGGAGACCATCTGGGCCGGAAACCGGTTCATGATTTATGCCCTGTATCCCCAGTGCAACATCTCCATCCATGTGTTGTGGGGATTCCAGAAACAAAATACCGTGTTCGCCATCGGCAAGTCGATTCTGGACCGGGGTTCCAAGACCAATGTGGGAGAACTGGCGTTGTCGTATGGTGGTGGCGGCCATCAGAACGCCGGCACCTGTCAGGTGGCCAACGATATGGCCAGCCAGACCCTTCAGGAGTTGATTGCCCGGATCAACCAGGACGGTTGA
- a CDS encoding aldo/keto reductase, which yields MKRRTFIQSAALLAASGVPVAARAVAAESDGSAGKEKARVRSYRALGKTGMNISDISFGAGRLASSSLVLRAMDRGMNYFDTAPDYGQSEDLIGEALRKAKGRDKIHIASKYCQPITYQAGKSHLQVGSKQADYIGAVENSLKRLGTDYVDTVFVHAIGESTDFEAEKARLLDPEMLAATETLKKAGKIRFLAASSHGPNHMERLMTAAVQSGHFDYIMPAFNFMKFPKVPEVLQEAKAKGVGVVAMKVLAGAKESGMKFDAGQFEQAAFKWALSHAEISGLVITIQSAQDLDLFLPASGQPLTAADQRVLDHYAALHGADYCRTGCGDCLEACDKGVDVATILRHQMYFEDYGDEKRAMQAYASMQPNAGVCADCTDAACDRACGYGVSVGSKLRAAHRTLSLEPVVA from the coding sequence ATGAAACGCAGGACATTCATTCAATCCGCCGCCCTGTTGGCGGCCAGTGGAGTGCCGGTCGCCGCCCGTGCGGTCGCCGCAGAGAGCGATGGGTCAGCCGGCAAGGAGAAGGCCCGGGTACGTTCCTATCGCGCCTTGGGCAAAACCGGCATGAACATCAGCGATATTTCCTTCGGGGCCGGACGGCTGGCCTCCAGTTCCCTGGTGTTGCGGGCCATGGACCGGGGCATGAATTATTTTGATACCGCCCCGGATTACGGTCAGAGCGAAGACCTGATCGGCGAGGCTCTCCGCAAGGCCAAGGGGCGGGACAAGATTCATATCGCCTCCAAATATTGTCAGCCCATCACCTATCAGGCGGGCAAGAGTCATCTCCAGGTGGGTTCCAAACAGGCGGACTACATCGGGGCGGTGGAAAACAGCCTCAAGCGACTGGGTACCGACTATGTGGATACGGTGTTTGTCCACGCCATCGGCGAAAGCACCGATTTCGAGGCGGAAAAGGCCCGGCTGTTGGATCCGGAAATGCTCGCCGCCACCGAAACCTTGAAAAAAGCCGGCAAGATTCGTTTTCTGGCGGCCTCCTCCCACGGTCCCAACCATATGGAACGGCTCATGACCGCAGCGGTGCAATCGGGGCATTTCGATTACATCATGCCGGCGTTCAATTTCATGAAATTTCCCAAGGTGCCAGAGGTACTCCAGGAGGCCAAGGCCAAAGGGGTGGGGGTGGTGGCCATGAAGGTGTTGGCCGGGGCGAAAGAGAGTGGCATGAAGTTCGATGCCGGCCAGTTCGAGCAGGCGGCCTTCAAGTGGGCCTTGTCCCATGCGGAAATCAGCGGATTGGTGATCACCATCCAGTCGGCCCAGGATCTGGATCTGTTCCTGCCTGCCTCGGGTCAACCGCTGACCGCCGCGGATCAGCGGGTTTTGGATCACTATGCGGCCCTGCATGGCGCGGACTACTGCCGCACCGGGTGCGGCGACTGTCTGGAGGCCTGTGACAAGGGGGTGGATGTGGCCACGATTCTGCGTCATCAGATGTATTTTGAGGATTACGGGGACGAAAAACGGGCCATGCAGGCCTATGCCAGCATGCAACCCAATGCCGGAGTGTGCGCAGATTGCACCGATGCGGCTTGCGATCGGGCCTGTGGGTATGGTGTATCGGTGGGTTCCAAACTGCGGGCCGCCCATCGTACCCTCTCTTTGGAGCCGGTGGTCGCCTGA
- a CDS encoding Rpn family recombination-promoting nuclease/putative transposase, which translates to MTDLVQPHDKLFKALMSNPETAGALLREHLPQEIVALLACDHPELVKGSFISPELRPYFSDMIFKAKTLSLKDLYFYLLVEHKSFHDRKVAWQLDRGRHRFMEQKEKENPDWLTLPAIIPFVLYHGAQEWTIPTDFLSLVDCDEALRPWLTNFTYALVNIGTIPDDQLSTHARLKAGLLALKYGTRDAQSQMEALDSITRALIEAPELLIPVMIYLLTTFDSLDQNSVQDIVVQVSPQEAPMMQSIYARELIAQYKDTWIQEGLLAGILEGKQEGLLEGKQEGLLEGKQEGLLEGKQEGKQEGLLEGKAEMLLQLLQERFGVIPKSIQEQVTSAGLDDMKAWTSRLFKAESLSAIFQ; encoded by the coding sequence ATGACCGATCTGGTCCAACCACACGACAAGCTGTTCAAGGCGTTGATGTCCAACCCGGAAACCGCCGGGGCCTTATTGCGTGAACATCTGCCCCAAGAAATCGTCGCCTTGCTGGCTTGCGATCACCCGGAACTGGTCAAAGGTTCCTTCATCAGTCCGGAGTTGCGCCCTTATTTTTCCGACATGATCTTCAAAGCCAAAACGTTGAGCCTCAAGGATCTGTATTTCTATCTGCTGGTGGAGCATAAAAGCTTTCACGACCGCAAAGTGGCTTGGCAGCTCGACCGTGGACGCCACCGCTTCATGGAACAAAAAGAAAAAGAAAATCCGGATTGGCTCACCCTGCCCGCCATCATCCCCTTCGTGTTGTATCACGGGGCACAGGAGTGGACCATTCCCACCGATTTTCTCTCCCTGGTGGACTGCGATGAGGCCCTGCGGCCATGGCTGACCAATTTCACCTATGCGCTGGTCAACATTGGCACGATTCCCGATGACCAACTCTCCACCCATGCCCGGCTCAAAGCCGGTTTGTTGGCCTTGAAATATGGAACCCGGGATGCCCAATCCCAAATGGAGGCCCTCGACAGCATCACCCGCGCCCTGATCGAGGCTCCAGAGCTGTTGATCCCGGTGATGATTTATCTGTTGACCACCTTTGACTCCCTGGACCAAAATAGTGTGCAGGATATCGTCGTCCAGGTTTCACCACAGGAGGCTCCCATGATGCAATCCATCTATGCGCGCGAACTCATTGCTCAATACAAAGACACATGGATTCAGGAAGGACTGCTGGCAGGCATTCTGGAAGGCAAACAGGAAGGACTGCTGGAAGGCAAACAAGAAGGACTGCTGGAAGGCAAACAGGAAGGACTGCTGGAAGGCAAACAAGAAGGCAAACAGGAAGGATTGCTGGAAGGCAAAGCCGAAATGCTGCTCCAACTGCTTCAAGAACGTTTTGGCGTCATCCCCAAGTCCATTCAAGAACAGGTGACCAGCGCCGGACTGGACGACATGAAAGCCTGGACCAGCCGACTGTTCAAGGCCGAATCCTTGTCCGCTATTTTCCAATGA
- a CDS encoding DUF362 domain-containing protein, producing MARRSTTNPVLETEPLLSRRAFLGRAAGLTGVAAGLAVGGYVVYSDQPIRQGAVQVARFKDFRVAPDPLRPVMAVVRGTRVEAMVQESVGKLGGVARFIQRGDRVLLKPNVGWDRQPEQAANTGPELVEAMVRICREAGAASVWVTDVSLNDPRRCFARSGIEAATVAGGGQVRLPGRDDFVATEMGGKVLKVWPVARFFHEVDKVINLPIVKHHSLSGCTLAMKNWYGVIGGQRNRLHQSIHDSIVDLAAAVRPTLTVMDATRVLKRNGPTGGNPADVAREETIIASLDEVALDSFCLSFLDLAPEAVPFLALAEARGLGKVAWRDLNVVRSQVG from the coding sequence GTGGCCAGACGCAGCACGACGAACCCCGTTCTTGAGACCGAACCGCTTTTGAGCCGCCGGGCGTTTCTGGGCCGGGCGGCGGGTTTGACCGGTGTCGCTGCCGGTCTGGCGGTGGGGGGATATGTCGTCTACAGCGACCAGCCGATTCGTCAGGGAGCGGTGCAGGTGGCGCGTTTCAAGGATTTCCGCGTGGCCCCGGATCCATTGCGACCGGTGATGGCCGTGGTGCGCGGCACCCGGGTCGAGGCCATGGTGCAAGAGTCGGTGGGCAAGCTGGGAGGCGTGGCCCGTTTCATCCAACGGGGGGATCGGGTGTTGCTGAAACCCAATGTGGGTTGGGACCGGCAGCCGGAACAGGCCGCCAATACCGGTCCGGAGTTGGTGGAGGCCATGGTGCGGATCTGTCGCGAGGCCGGAGCCGCCTCGGTGTGGGTGACGGACGTGTCGTTGAACGATCCCAGACGCTGTTTTGCCCGTTCGGGGATCGAGGCCGCCACGGTGGCCGGGGGTGGGCAGGTGCGTCTGCCGGGTCGGGACGACTTCGTGGCCACGGAGATGGGTGGCAAGGTACTCAAGGTGTGGCCCGTGGCCCGTTTCTTCCACGAGGTGGACAAGGTGATCAACCTGCCCATTGTCAAGCATCACTCCCTGTCGGGATGTACCCTGGCCATGAAAAACTGGTATGGGGTGATCGGCGGACAACGCAATCGGCTGCATCAGTCCATTCACGACTCCATTGTGGATCTGGCGGCGGCGGTGCGTCCCACTTTGACGGTGATGGATGCCACGCGGGTGCTGAAACGCAATGGTCCCACGGGTGGCAATCCGGCGGATGTGGCCCGGGAGGAGACCATCATCGCCTCGTTGGATGAGGTGGCTTTGGACAGCTTCTGTTTGAGCTTTCTGGATCTTGCTCCCGAGGCGGTGCCATTTCTGGCTCTGGCCGAGGCTCGTGGATTGGGCAAGGTCGCTTGGCGCGATCTGAACGTGGTTCGCTCCCAGGTGGGATAG